The genomic interval GCTGTTCACAGCCAATAACAACACGCCCCAGTTCAATAACAACAGGAGGCAGCCATGACCATCAGTTCAACACCTGAAGGGGTGTCTGTTCAGCCCAGACACATCCGGTTTGATGTCAGCGAGGATCTCAAATCCTTCTGGCACGGCAACAACGCATTCAGAACCGCCTTTTTCAATGCCCTGTCGCTTCAGTTTCCCGATGGCGAGCAGCAGTTCATCAACGCGGTGCGGTTGTATCGCGATCGCATTGAGGATCCCAAGCTGCAGGCTGAAATTCGGGGCTTTATCGGTCAGGAAGCGCTGCACAGCCGAGAGCACAAAAGCTACAACGAGGGACTCAAGGCGAGAGGCTACGACATTGATGCCATCGACCAGCGTTTTGCCCGGCACATGCAGTGGGTAGGCAACTTGCCACCCAGCCGCCAATTGGCGGGCACCTGCGGCGCAGAGCATTACACCGCGGTGTTGGCCAACGCTATTCTGAAGCACCCTGAGTGGATGGAGGGCGCGACGCCGGCCATGGCTCGCCTATGGCGTTGGCATGCGATTGAAGAAACCGAGCACAAGTCGGTGGCGTTCGATGTTTACCGTCAGTGTGTGGGTAACGAGCGCCTGCGCCGTATCGTGTTCCTGTTCGTGACCTGGAATTTCTTCAAGTACACCTTCCTTAATACGTGCAGCCTGCTGAAAACAGACGGCAAACTCTGGAGCCTGAGGACATGGCTGGGAGGACTGAACTTCCTATGGGGCAAACCCGGGGTTATACGCAAGTGCCTGCCTGACTTTCTTGCCTATTTTCGCAAGGGTTTCCACCCGTGGCAGCAGGACAATCGCCGGCTTCTGGAGCGCAATCTCAAGGAGCTTGAAACTGCCTGGCTGGGAAAAATGTGAGGTGCTGAATTATTGACCGGGTTGTGCAAGACTGACAGAGCTGAAAATAACAATGACAATAAAGGGCCCCTCCCATTGAGGATCGGCCCGCTCTTGGAGACGTACCCATGCGAATTGGTCTGATCGTCGATTCCGCGTGCGACTTGCCCTATGAATTCAGTCGCAAACACGACCTGTTTATCCTTCCTGTGACCGCCGTTATTGATGGCGAGACCTATATAGACGAACACGATCCAGTCAGGACTCAGGAGTTTTACCACAGCGGCCTGTTGAAAAAAGGGCACCATGCCGAGACCCGCGCCTATTCCCCGGAGCAAATCCACAGCCTGCTCATGGAAAAAATCGTGACTCAGTTCGACGTTGCCTTCTGTGAAACCGTCGCGCGCAGCCGCAGCCTGATCTATGACAACGCCACCGAGGCGATGAACAGTGTTATGGCGAATTACGACAAGGCTCGATC from Marinobacter sp. LA51 carries:
- a CDS encoding metal-dependent hydrolase, with the protein product MTISSTPEGVSVQPRHIRFDVSEDLKSFWHGNNAFRTAFFNALSLQFPDGEQQFINAVRLYRDRIEDPKLQAEIRGFIGQEALHSREHKSYNEGLKARGYDIDAIDQRFARHMQWVGNLPPSRQLAGTCGAEHYTAVLANAILKHPEWMEGATPAMARLWRWHAIEETEHKSVAFDVYRQCVGNERLRRIVFLFVTWNFFKYTFLNTCSLLKTDGKLWSLRTWLGGLNFLWGKPGVIRKCLPDFLAYFRKGFHPWQQDNRRLLERNLKELETAWLGKM